One stretch of Segatella copri DNA includes these proteins:
- a CDS encoding gliding motility protein GldB, which translates to MKRFFNYIVILAIVLLCSACEFKFKPNEEGEAVPLSVQRYDRLESRYLTTGDFSALQQMNTDYPIETRTLIEKMLQLGTITDANISNRFLMFYQDSTLQSLIADAEAEFANMEDINEQLKSAFSRLNSWIPELQQPCFYAQIGALDQSIVVGQHSVGISLDKYMGENYPLYKKFYTPQQRSTMSRQYIVPDCLTFYLLSIYPMDQFDTRPQLDRDLHMGKIMWAVNKAMGKEIFKTKYVNTINAYVKRNPKVTVEQLLKDEDYSPIEALHKD; encoded by the coding sequence GTGAAAAGGTTTTTTAATTATATAGTCATATTAGCAATCGTGCTTCTCTGTTCGGCCTGCGAGTTTAAGTTCAAGCCGAACGAGGAAGGAGAGGCTGTGCCCCTGTCAGTACAGCGTTACGACCGATTGGAAAGCAGATATCTTACTACCGGTGATTTCTCAGCCCTGCAGCAGATGAACACCGATTACCCGATAGAAACCCGTACGCTGATAGAGAAAATGCTCCAGCTTGGCACCATTACCGACGCCAATATCAGCAACCGTTTCCTCATGTTCTATCAGGATTCTACCCTGCAGTCACTTATTGCCGATGCTGAGGCAGAATTTGCCAATATGGAAGACATCAACGAGCAGCTGAAATCTGCCTTCTCACGTCTGAACAGTTGGATTCCGGAGCTCCAGCAGCCTTGTTTCTATGCCCAGATTGGTGCTCTCGACCAGAGCATCGTGGTAGGACAGCACTCAGTAGGAATTTCGCTCGATAAATACATGGGCGAAAACTATCCGCTCTACAAGAAATTCTATACACCGCAGCAGCGCAGCACCATGTCGCGCCAGTATATTGTGCCTGATTGCCTTACCTTCTATCTGCTGAGCATCTATCCGATGGATCAGTTCGACACCCGTCCGCAGCTCGACCGCGATCTGCACATGGGCAAGATTATGTGGGCTGTAAACAAGGCGATGGGCAAGGAGATTTTCAAGACCAAGTATGTGAATACAATCAACGCTTATGTAAAGCGCAACCCTAAAGTAACAGTAGAACAACTGCTCAAGGACGAAGATTATTCGCCTATTGAGGCATTACATAAAGATTAA
- a CDS encoding S9 family peptidase has product MKRFPVFIATVMMVSAMQAADKLDLKAITSGEFAASYVTGINPIDGTDLYASVSNDGKQVISYSFKTGKQMSILFDVNAAKAPFEQIEGYVISPDGKKLLIMTHREAIYRRSFKAEYFIYDIAKKSLKKLSQGVNQQVATWSPDSRHIAFVKDNNLFVTDGDKETQITRDGKFNEVINGIPDWVYEEEFSFNRAFAWNADGTAIGWIRFDESHVKTYSLQMFEGSHPTRSEYHDYPGEYSYKYPKAGQDNSKVSLWSYDMKNGKTVALDVPVDSDGYYPRIKTSPDANSLIVYTMNRHQDDMRLYAVNPFTGKSRMLIKESVPKFVKEEVIENSIVGKKNILLPSDRDGFMHLYLYDMNGKLLRQVEKGNYDVTSIYGMDEKTGDVYFQAAKLNAHDRQVYVAHKNGKVERLTDAAGSNSAYFSGDYRYFVNTWSSYSHPYVFTVRSNKGKLIKTLEDNKQLLEKTRKYNWGKRETFSFTTSEGVKLDGWMVKPVDFDASKKYPVILFQYSGPGNQQVLDSWSTGSMGNGGAFDYYLAQEGFIIACVDGRGTGGRGAEFEKSTYLRLGDLESKDQVETALYMGSLPYVDKDNIGIWGWSYGGFNTLMSMSEGRPVFKAGVAVAPPTCYRFYDSVYTERYMRTPKENEEGYKVNPIERVKQQHGALLICHGLADDNVHPQNTFEYAEALVQADKDFKTLWYTNRNHGISGGNTRNHLLRQIANWFKQNLK; this is encoded by the coding sequence ATGAAAAGATTTCCAGTTTTTATTGCAACTGTCATGATGGTTTCAGCAATGCAAGCTGCAGATAAACTCGACCTGAAGGCCATTACCTCCGGCGAGTTTGCTGCCTCTTATGTTACCGGTATTAACCCTATTGATGGCACCGATTTGTACGCTTCTGTCAGCAATGATGGCAAGCAGGTTATCAGTTATTCGTTCAAGACGGGCAAGCAGATGAGCATCCTCTTCGATGTGAACGCAGCCAAGGCTCCCTTCGAACAGATTGAGGGTTATGTAATCAGTCCTGATGGCAAGAAATTGCTTATCATGACCCATCGCGAGGCTATCTACCGCCGCTCGTTCAAGGCAGAGTATTTCATATATGATATTGCTAAGAAGAGTTTGAAGAAACTTTCTCAGGGCGTTAACCAGCAGGTGGCTACCTGGTCGCCTGATTCACGCCACATCGCCTTCGTAAAGGATAACAATCTCTTTGTTACCGATGGAGATAAGGAAACCCAGATTACCCGCGACGGTAAGTTCAACGAGGTAATCAATGGTATTCCTGATTGGGTTTACGAAGAGGAGTTCAGCTTTAACCGCGCCTTTGCATGGAATGCGGATGGAACTGCCATCGGCTGGATACGCTTCGACGAATCGCACGTAAAGACTTATTCTCTGCAGATGTTCGAAGGTTCTCATCCTACCCGTAGCGAGTATCACGACTATCCGGGAGAGTATTCCTATAAATATCCTAAGGCAGGACAGGACAACTCTAAGGTGAGCCTCTGGAGCTATGATATGAAGAACGGCAAGACCGTGGCGCTCGATGTGCCTGTAGATTCCGACGGCTATTATCCACGCATCAAGACATCGCCAGACGCCAACAGTCTGATTGTTTATACGATGAACCGCCATCAGGACGACATGCGCCTCTATGCAGTCAATCCTTTCACCGGCAAGAGCAGGATGCTCATCAAGGAGAGTGTGCCTAAGTTTGTAAAGGAAGAGGTGATTGAAAACAGCATCGTGGGCAAGAAGAACATCCTGCTGCCTAGCGACCGCGACGGCTTCATGCATCTCTATCTCTATGATATGAACGGCAAGCTCCTGCGCCAGGTAGAGAAGGGCAACTATGATGTTACCTCTATCTACGGAATGGATGAGAAGACGGGCGATGTTTATTTCCAGGCTGCCAAGCTCAATGCGCACGACCGCCAGGTTTACGTGGCTCATAAGAACGGAAAGGTGGAGCGCCTTACCGATGCGGCTGGTTCCAACTCGGCTTACTTCTCGGGCGATTACCGCTATTTCGTCAATACCTGGAGCAGCTACAGCCATCCTTATGTCTTCACCGTACGCAGCAACAAGGGCAAGCTCATCAAGACATTGGAAGACAACAAGCAGCTGCTCGAAAAGACCCGGAAGTATAATTGGGGCAAGCGCGAGACTTTCTCTTTCACCACTTCCGAAGGTGTGAAACTGGACGGCTGGATGGTGAAGCCTGTAGATTTCGACGCCAGCAAGAAATATCCTGTCATCCTCTTCCAGTATTCCGGTCCGGGCAACCAGCAGGTGCTCGATTCATGGAGTACGGGCAGTATGGGCAATGGCGGTGCTTTCGATTATTATCTTGCACAGGAAGGATTCATCATTGCCTGCGTAGATGGTCGTGGAACAGGCGGTAGAGGAGCTGAGTTTGAGAAGTCTACCTATCTCCGTCTGGGCGATTTAGAGTCGAAAGATCAGGTTGAGACAGCTCTCTACATGGGTTCTCTGCCTTATGTAGACAAGGATAATATCGGCATTTGGGGCTGGAGCTATGGTGGTTTCAATACGCTGATGAGTATGAGCGAGGGTCGTCCTGTGTTCAAGGCAGGTGTGGCTGTGGCTCCTCCTACCTGCTACCGCTTCTATGATTCGGTTTATACTGAGCGCTACATGCGCACTCCTAAGGAGAACGAAGAGGGTTACAAGGTGAACCCTATCGAGCGTGTAAAGCAACAGCATGGTGCGTTGCTTATCTGTCACGGATTGGCAGATGACAATGTGCATCCGCAGAATACCTTCGAATATGCTGAGGCTTTGGTTCAGGCAGACAAGGACTTCAAGACCCTGTGGTACACGAACCGCAATCATGGCATTTCGGGTGGCAATACCCGCAACCATCTGCTTCGCCAGATAGCAAACTGGTTCAAGCAGAATCTGAAGTAG
- a CDS encoding MFS transporter, with protein sequence MIQLKENQGIPRSILLMMAIVAGLTVANCYYNQPLLELIRHDLDITEQKANLITVITQIGYALGLFFLIPLGDMLSRKKLILVNMTIAALMAIVMAAAQNVWMLWGASLLIGACSVIPQFFIPIAGQFSEPKNKSRNMGIVLSGLLTGILASRVISGYIGEWLGWREMFIIAAFVMVVCMGIMLLMMPEMKRNYVGTYRGLMTTIAEIFVFHPSIRIYSIRAAFGFGSMMAIWSCLAFHLAQPPFSAGSDMVGMLGLCGIMGAVAASGVGKLVPRFGIRKFNLFGAGMQIIAWAIALLFGDTYAGLIAAIILVDIGLQCQQLSNQSGCLQEVPQAANRANTIFMTSYFIGGSLGTFCAGYVWKQADWLGVCIVGIAFAMISLLITLSSKK encoded by the coding sequence ATGATACAGCTAAAAGAAAATCAGGGCATTCCCCGCAGCATTCTCCTGATGATGGCTATCGTCGCAGGACTCACCGTAGCCAACTGCTACTACAATCAGCCGCTTCTCGAACTCATCCGCCACGACCTGGATATTACCGAGCAGAAGGCTAACCTCATCACCGTCATTACCCAGATAGGTTATGCGCTGGGCTTATTCTTCCTCATCCCCTTGGGCGACATGCTTTCGCGCAAGAAACTCATCCTTGTCAATATGACCATTGCTGCATTGATGGCAATTGTGATGGCTGCAGCGCAAAACGTATGGATGCTCTGGGGAGCTTCACTGCTGATTGGCGCCTGTTCGGTGATTCCGCAGTTCTTCATTCCGATAGCCGGACAGTTTTCGGAGCCCAAGAACAAGAGCAGGAATATGGGCATTGTACTCTCCGGACTGCTGACGGGCATTCTTGCCTCACGAGTAATCAGCGGTTACATCGGCGAATGGCTGGGATGGCGGGAGATGTTTATCATAGCTGCCTTCGTGATGGTGGTTTGCATGGGAATCATGCTGCTGATGATGCCTGAAATGAAGCGCAACTATGTAGGAACCTACAGAGGGCTGATGACCACGATAGCAGAAATTTTCGTTTTCCATCCTTCTATCCGCATCTATTCCATCCGTGCAGCCTTCGGGTTCGGCAGTATGATGGCAATATGGTCTTGTCTGGCGTTCCATCTGGCGCAGCCACCTTTCAGCGCAGGAAGTGATATGGTAGGAATGCTCGGACTTTGCGGAATCATGGGAGCCGTTGCTGCCAGTGGTGTGGGAAAACTAGTTCCTAGGTTTGGCATTCGAAAATTCAATCTGTTCGGCGCAGGAATGCAGATCATCGCATGGGCAATAGCCTTGCTTTTCGGCGACACTTACGCCGGACTCATCGCAGCCATCATCCTGGTTGACATCGGTCTGCAATGTCAGCAGCTCAGCAATCAGAGTGGTTGTCTGCAGGAGGTTCCGCAGGCAGCCAACCGCGCCAACACCATCTTCATGACCAGCTATTTCATCGGTGGTTCGCTAGGCACTTTCTGTGCCGGTTACGTCTGGAAGCAAGCCGACTGGCTCGGTGTCTGCATCGTAGGAATCGCCTTCGCCATGATTTCCCTGCTTATCACGCTAAGCAGCAAGAAATAA
- a CDS encoding TIGR01212 family radical SAM protein (This family includes YhcC from E. coli K-12, an uncharacterized radical SAM protein.), protein MYYNDFGTWIRKQFPDFRVQKISIDAGFSCPNRDGRISSGGCTYCDNRTFNPSYCDRKKSITEQLEEGKAFFSRKYPDMKYLAYFQAYTNTYARVEQLRQMYEEALEVEDVVGIVIGTRPDCVSDELLDYLEELNRRTFVLVEYGIESANDETLKRINRGHDFACCRSAVERTHARGILTGGHIIIGLPGEDAEESLRQAPLISSLPLDILKIHQMQIIRGTRLAQEYAEHPFHVYTVEEYIDVIVKYIRLLRKDLVLERFVSQSPKELLIAPKWGLKNYEFTNLLNNRLKSLQ, encoded by the coding sequence ATGTATTACAACGATTTTGGAACATGGATTCGGAAGCAGTTTCCTGATTTCCGTGTTCAGAAGATTTCGATAGACGCGGGATTCTCCTGTCCTAACAGAGATGGGAGGATTTCGAGTGGCGGATGTACGTATTGCGACAACCGCACCTTCAATCCCAGCTATTGCGACCGGAAAAAGTCGATTACTGAACAGCTGGAGGAGGGAAAGGCTTTCTTCAGCAGGAAGTATCCTGATATGAAATATCTGGCTTATTTCCAGGCTTATACCAATACATACGCCAGGGTGGAGCAACTGAGGCAGATGTATGAAGAGGCTCTTGAGGTGGAAGATGTGGTGGGAATCGTTATCGGAACCCGTCCGGATTGTGTGAGCGATGAATTGCTCGATTATCTGGAAGAACTGAACCGCCGCACCTTCGTGCTGGTGGAATACGGCATTGAGAGTGCCAATGATGAAACCTTGAAGCGCATCAACCGCGGACATGATTTTGCCTGTTGCCGTAGTGCCGTGGAGCGTACTCATGCCAGGGGAATCCTTACGGGCGGCCACATCATCATCGGTTTGCCGGGAGAAGATGCGGAAGAAAGTCTGCGCCAGGCTCCTCTCATCTCTTCCTTGCCGCTTGATATTCTCAAGATTCATCAGATGCAGATTATCAGGGGCACCCGGCTGGCACAGGAATATGCTGAGCATCCCTTCCATGTTTACACGGTAGAGGAATATATTGATGTCATCGTGAAATACATCCGTCTGCTCAGAAAGGATTTGGTGCTGGAGCGCTTCGTCAGTCAGTCGCCCAAAGAACTGCTGATTGCTCCCAAATGGGGACTCAAGAACTATGAGTTTACCAATCTCCTGAATAACAGATTAAAGAGTTTACAATAA
- the mtaB gene encoding tRNA (N(6)-L-threonylcarbamoyladenosine(37)-C(2))-methylthiotransferase MtaB has product MIDSSAFQGKKAAYYTLGCKLNFSETSTFGKMLEDMGVITAKKGEKADICLINTCSVTEVADHKCRQAIHRMVRNNPGAFVIVTGCYAQLESENVSKIEGVDLVLGANEKAHLIQYLSDAWAQKFAQENGLTALAPQNGDAAALHQHYSVKTKEIKTFQPSCSRGNRTRYFLKVQDGCNYYCTYCTIPFARGNSRNPSIQSLVAQCEQAAAEGGKEIVITGVNIGDFGQTTHERFIDLVKAMDQVEGIKRYRISSLEPDLCDDDLIEYCAQSRAFMPHFHIPLQSGSDEVLKLMHRRYDKALFAHKVNLIKEKMPDAFIGVDVMVGCRGETPECFEECYEFLKSLPVTQLHVFPYSERPGTAALKIPYVVDEKEKKKRSKRLLELSDQKTQEFYAQYIGTEAEVLFEKAPRGKAMHGFTKNYIRVELSPALAKEEYDNQLIKVRLGDFNHDKTALKAELL; this is encoded by the coding sequence ATGATAGATTCAAGTGCCTTTCAAGGTAAAAAGGCAGCTTACTATACGCTAGGCTGCAAACTCAACTTCTCTGAAACTTCCACTTTTGGCAAAATGCTCGAAGACATGGGCGTCATTACTGCTAAAAAGGGGGAGAAAGCTGATATTTGTCTTATTAACACCTGCTCGGTAACAGAAGTTGCCGATCATAAATGCCGTCAGGCTATCCACCGGATGGTGAGAAACAATCCGGGCGCATTCGTTATCGTGACGGGCTGTTATGCGCAGCTCGAATCTGAGAATGTCAGCAAGATAGAGGGTGTAGACCTCGTGTTGGGTGCTAATGAGAAGGCGCACTTGATTCAATATCTCAGCGATGCATGGGCGCAGAAATTTGCTCAGGAAAACGGATTGACTGCTCTGGCTCCTCAGAACGGCGATGCTGCGGCTCTTCATCAGCATTATAGCGTGAAGACGAAGGAAATCAAGACCTTCCAGCCTTCTTGCTCGCGTGGCAACCGTACCCGTTATTTCCTGAAGGTGCAGGACGGCTGCAATTATTATTGCACCTATTGTACCATTCCATTTGCCCGAGGCAATTCGCGCAACCCGAGCATCCAGTCGCTTGTGGCTCAATGTGAGCAGGCGGCTGCAGAAGGCGGTAAGGAAATCGTCATTACCGGTGTGAATATCGGTGATTTCGGTCAGACTACCCACGAGCGATTCATCGACCTTGTCAAGGCGATGGATCAGGTAGAAGGAATCAAGCGTTACCGCATCTCGAGTCTGGAGCCTGATCTCTGCGATGATGATCTCATAGAGTATTGTGCCCAGAGCCGTGCCTTTATGCCTCATTTCCACATTCCTCTGCAGAGCGGAAGCGATGAGGTGCTCAAGCTGATGCACCGCCGTTACGACAAGGCGCTCTTCGCCCACAAGGTGAATCTTATCAAGGAGAAGATGCCTGATGCGTTTATCGGTGTTGATGTGATGGTGGGCTGTCGCGGCGAAACTCCGGAGTGTTTTGAAGAATGCTATGAGTTCCTGAAGAGTCTGCCTGTTACCCAGCTTCACGTCTTCCCTTATTCTGAGCGTCCGGGCACGGCTGCCTTGAAGATTCCGTATGTGGTTGACGAGAAGGAGAAGAAGAAGCGCTCCAAGCGACTGTTGGAGTTGAGCGATCAGAAGACGCAGGAATTCTATGCTCAATACATCGGTACAGAGGCTGAGGTTCTCTTCGAAAAGGCGCCAAGAGGCAAGGCAATGCATGGATTCACCAAGAACTATATCCGCGTAGAACTTTCGCCGGCTCTCGCCAAGGAAGAATACGACAACCAGCTTATCAAGGTTCGCCTCGGTGATTTCAATCACGATAAGACGGCGCTGAAGGCAGAGCTTCTTTAG
- a CDS encoding sigma-70 family RNA polymerase sigma factor produces MRQLKITQSITNRASASLEKYLQDIAHEELLSTDEEVELAQRIRKGDRRALERLTKANLRFVVSVAKQYQNQGLSLPDLINEGNVGLIKAAQKFDETRGFKFISYAVWWIRQSILQAIAEQSRIVRLPLNQVGSVNKLNREMSKFEQEFERKPSVDEMVDRVDLPEDKIQDAMKATSTSRHLSVDAPFSDDEEGSMLDLLANSDDPTDNELLTESLRVEIERLLGTLPDKDQKIIAAFYGIGTPELTLEEIGTKYHLTRERVRQIKEKTIRRLRNKTTDKLLKSYLG; encoded by the coding sequence ATGAGACAATTAAAAATTACTCAGTCAATTACGAATCGCGCAAGCGCATCGTTGGAAAAATATCTTCAAGATATTGCTCATGAGGAGCTGCTCTCTACAGATGAGGAGGTGGAGCTCGCTCAGCGTATAAGAAAAGGTGACCGTAGGGCATTGGAGAGATTAACAAAAGCCAATCTCCGTTTCGTGGTGTCTGTTGCCAAACAGTACCAGAACCAGGGGCTCAGCTTGCCTGATCTTATCAACGAAGGAAACGTGGGGCTTATCAAAGCCGCACAGAAGTTTGATGAAACCCGAGGCTTTAAGTTCATCTCTTACGCCGTATGGTGGATTCGCCAGAGCATTCTGCAGGCAATAGCCGAGCAGAGCAGAATTGTGCGCCTTCCGCTCAACCAGGTGGGAAGCGTTAACAAGCTTAACAGAGAGATGAGTAAGTTCGAACAGGAATTTGAACGCAAACCGAGTGTAGACGAAATGGTTGACCGCGTAGACTTGCCGGAAGACAAGATTCAGGACGCCATGAAGGCTACGTCAACAAGCCGCCACCTGAGCGTGGATGCTCCTTTTTCTGATGATGAAGAAGGCAGCATGCTCGACCTGCTGGCCAATTCGGATGATCCGACCGACAATGAACTGCTGACAGAGTCGCTGAGAGTTGAAATAGAAAGACTGCTCGGCACGCTGCCGGACAAAGACCAGAAAATCATTGCTGCCTTCTATGGCATAGGAACACCGGAACTGACGCTCGAAGAAATCGGAACCAAGTATCATCTCACCAGGGAAAGAGTACGCCAGATCAAGGAAAAAACGATCAGGCGACTCCGGAACAAAACGACAGATAAACTGCTGAAGTCCTATCTGGGATAA
- a CDS encoding glycosyltransferase family 2 protein has protein sequence MAKVAIVILNWNGQKMLAKYLPNVIEYSRQDAEIWVADNSSSDGSMHLLETQFPQVKTIVLEQNFGFAEGYNRALKQIDAEYYVLLNSDVEVSHHWLTPLIEFMDSHQQVAACQPKLLAEYDKDSFEYAGACGGFLDKYGYPFCRGRIFDTVERDNGQYDYQQEILWATGACMMIRSKDYWTAGGLDGRFFAHNEEIDLCWRLRLMGRKIYCIPESEVYHVGGGTLPKSNPMKTYLNFRNNLTMLYKNLSDTELTHVMRMRRFLDYLAAFETLVLKRNWGDFKAIFKARRAFKAWKHEFDEDRRKIQASRVKEEIPQVYNLSIIWQYYAKGKKLFSQL, from the coding sequence ATGGCAAAAGTAGCAATCGTTATATTAAACTGGAATGGTCAGAAGATGCTGGCAAAGTATCTTCCGAATGTCATCGAATATTCCCGTCAGGATGCTGAAATCTGGGTGGCAGACAATTCTTCTTCTGATGGTTCGATGCACCTTCTGGAGACTCAGTTTCCTCAGGTGAAGACCATCGTGCTGGAGCAGAATTTCGGCTTTGCAGAAGGCTATAACCGTGCCTTGAAGCAGATAGATGCAGAATATTACGTGCTCCTGAATAGCGATGTGGAGGTTTCGCATCATTGGCTTACACCGCTCATCGAGTTTATGGATTCGCATCAGCAGGTGGCGGCCTGTCAGCCTAAGCTGCTTGCGGAATACGATAAGGACAGTTTTGAGTATGCTGGTGCTTGCGGCGGATTCCTCGACAAATACGGTTATCCGTTCTGTCGCGGCCGCATCTTTGATACGGTAGAGCGCGATAACGGGCAGTATGATTACCAGCAGGAAATCTTGTGGGCTACGGGTGCCTGTATGATGATCCGCTCAAAGGATTATTGGACTGCCGGCGGTTTAGACGGTCGTTTCTTTGCTCATAATGAAGAGATAGATCTTTGCTGGCGCTTGCGTCTGATGGGCAGAAAAATCTATTGCATTCCTGAGAGTGAGGTTTATCATGTGGGTGGTGGAACCCTGCCGAAAAGCAATCCGATGAAGACTTATCTGAATTTCAGAAATAATTTAACCATGCTTTATAAGAATCTGAGTGATACGGAGTTGACTCATGTAATGCGTATGCGCAGATTCCTGGATTATCTTGCTGCTTTCGAAACATTGGTTCTGAAACGCAACTGGGGCGACTTCAAGGCCATCTTCAAGGCGCGCAGGGCTTTCAAGGCATGGAAACATGAGTTTGACGAAGATCGCAGAAAGATACAGGCGAGTAGGGTGAAGGAGGAGATTCCGCAGGTTTACAATCTCTCTATCATCTGGCAATATTACGCCAAGGGCAAGAAACTCTTCTCGCAGTTGTAG
- a CDS encoding DUF4861 domain-containing protein: MKKKQMMMALVSLMVLSAQAQANFQVSVSNPSKVARTDAPVVVDLSKLGAIGNIQRAVVTVDGKEIPSQLDDTNRDCTNDELCFLADLGKKETKTYQVHLYREGEQAQYPARTFAELCLPSRNRKLAKNRQDIYLRSISFDKKTKDPYHYVHSHGICFESELIAMRVYFDHRQTIDLYGKINKGLVVQDTQFYPSEEQIQAGSGDDCLWVGNTYGLGALRGWDGKDQVLFNNVKYQEQRVISEGPLRAIVEVVDKGWVPAPGLQPVNATIRYTIYAGHRDFDVDVFFNKDVSDYQFATGLINVKGSSEFADGKGLRGCYGSDWPTGKDDGKHKLETVGLGIYVPQSALVSQQPANKDCYTQVVKPAGSQLSYKLAYTSANETYGFKGEKEWYEWLKAWKKQIEEPVQVSVSVIIR; the protein is encoded by the coding sequence ATGAAGAAAAAACAAATGATGATGGCGCTGGTTTCGCTGATGGTTCTGTCAGCCCAGGCGCAGGCTAATTTCCAGGTGTCGGTTTCCAATCCTTCCAAGGTGGCAAGAACCGATGCTCCGGTGGTGGTAGATCTCAGTAAGTTGGGCGCAATCGGCAACATTCAGCGCGCTGTAGTAACCGTTGACGGCAAGGAGATTCCTTCCCAGCTCGACGACACCAACCGCGATTGTACCAACGATGAACTCTGTTTCCTTGCTGATTTGGGCAAGAAAGAAACCAAGACCTATCAGGTGCATCTCTATCGTGAGGGCGAGCAGGCACAGTATCCGGCTCGTACCTTTGCCGAACTCTGTCTGCCTAGCAGAAACAGGAAGCTGGCTAAGAATAGGCAGGATATTTATCTGCGCAGCATCTCGTTTGATAAGAAGACCAAGGACCCTTATCACTACGTCCATTCTCATGGCATCTGCTTCGAAAGTGAACTGATTGCCATGCGTGTTTATTTCGACCATCGTCAGACCATCGACCTTTATGGAAAAATCAACAAGGGACTGGTGGTTCAGGATACGCAGTTCTATCCTTCAGAAGAGCAGATTCAGGCTGGTTCGGGCGATGATTGCCTCTGGGTAGGCAATACCTACGGACTGGGTGCGCTCCGTGGCTGGGATGGTAAAGACCAGGTGCTGTTCAACAACGTGAAATACCAGGAGCAGCGCGTCATTTCAGAAGGTCCGCTCCGTGCCATCGTCGAAGTTGTGGATAAGGGTTGGGTTCCGGCTCCGGGCTTGCAGCCTGTCAATGCCACCATCCGTTACACCATCTATGCCGGTCATCGCGATTTCGATGTAGATGTATTCTTCAACAAGGATGTTTCTGATTATCAGTTTGCTACAGGACTCATCAACGTAAAGGGTTCCAGCGAATTTGCTGATGGCAAGGGATTGCGAGGCTGTTACGGCAGCGACTGGCCAACAGGCAAGGACGATGGAAAGCACAAGCTGGAGACCGTAGGCTTGGGCATTTATGTGCCACAGTCAGCCCTGGTAAGTCAGCAGCCAGCCAATAAGGATTGCTATACTCAGGTGGTGAAACCTGCAGGCAGCCAGCTCAGTTATAAGCTTGCTTATACTAGTGCCAACGAAACCTATGGCTTCAAGGGCGAGAAGGAGTGGTATGAGTGGTTGAAAGCCTGGAAGAAGCAGATAGAAGAGCCGGTTCAGGTTTCAGTTTCTGTCATTATCCGATAA
- a CDS encoding PG1828 family lipoprotein, producing MKKLVFMFVAIAAISFASCGNKTAQNTASADSDTAQVDTTAADTAAADTAAADSAK from the coding sequence ATGAAGAAATTAGTTTTTATGTTCGTAGCTATCGCAGCTATCTCTTTCGCATCATGTGGTAACAAAACAGCTCAGAACACAGCTTCTGCTGATTCTGACACAGCTCAGGTAGATACAACTGCTGCTGACACTGCTGCTGCTGATACAGCTGCTGCTGATTCTGCTAAGTAA